One window from the genome of Streptomyces sp. NBC_01476 encodes:
- the ruvX gene encoding Holliday junction resolvase RuvX: protein MRRGRRIAVDVGDARIGVASCDPDGILATPVETVPGRDVPAALRRLAAIVAEYEPIEVVIGLPRSLNGTEGPAAAKARAFAQSVAKVIAPVAVRLVDERMTTVTAAQGLRASGVTAKKGRSVIDQAAAVIILQSALESERASGKAPGESVEVVI from the coding sequence ATCCGGCGTGGCCGCCGGATCGCGGTGGACGTCGGGGACGCCAGGATCGGGGTCGCGTCCTGCGACCCCGACGGGATCCTCGCCACCCCGGTCGAGACGGTGCCCGGCCGGGACGTGCCCGCGGCGCTGCGCAGGCTCGCCGCGATCGTCGCCGAGTACGAGCCGATCGAGGTGGTGATCGGCCTGCCCCGGTCCCTCAACGGCACCGAGGGCCCGGCCGCCGCCAAGGCCCGTGCTTTCGCGCAGAGTGTGGCGAAAGTCATCGCACCCGTGGCCGTGCGCCTGGTGGACGAGCGGATGACGACGGTCACCGCGGCGCAGGGCTTGCGTGCGTCCGGGGTGACGGCGAAAAAGGGACGCTCCGTAATCGATCAGGCCGCCGCGGTCATTATTCTGCAAAGCGCCCTGGAGTCCGAACGGGCGTCTGGTAAAGCTCCGGGGGAGAGCGTCGAAGTAGTCATCTGA
- the alaS gene encoding alanine--tRNA ligase gives MESAEIRRRWLRFFEERGHTVVPSASLIADDPTLLLVPAGMVPFKPYFLGEVKPPFARATSVQKCVRTPDIEEVGKTTRHGTFFQMCGNFSFGDYFKEDAITYAWELLTTPQDKGGYGLEGDRLWITVYEQDDEAEAIWRDVVGVPAERIQRLGMDSNFWSMGVPGPCGPCSEINYDRGPEFGEEGGPAVNDERYVEIWNLVFMQYVRGAGEGKNDFPILGDLPAKNIDTGLGLERLAMILQGVQNMYETDTLRVVIDKATELTGVPYGRAHDTDVALRVVADHMRTSMMLIGDGVTPGNEGRGYVLRRIMRRAIRNMRLLGAHEAVAAELVDVVLTTMGEQYPELLTERKRIEAVALAEEAAFLKTLRAGTNILDTAVSETKAGGGSVLSGDQAFLLHDTWGFPIDLTLEMASEQGLSVDEEGFRRLMKEQRERAKADARAKKTGHADLSAYREVADRAGGTEFTGYLHDHNEATVVGLLVDGLPSPAATEGDEVEVVLDRTPFYAEGGGQLADTGRIRLDSGAVVEVRDVQQPVPGVSVHKGVVQVGEVTVGAAAHAQIDLVRRRAIARAHSATHLTHQALRDALGPTAAQAGSENSPGRFRFDFGSPAAVPGGVLTDVEQKINEVLARELDVTAEVMPIAEARKQGAIAEFGEKYGEHVRVVTIGDFSKELCGGTHVQNTAQLGLVKLLGESSIGSGVRRVEALVGVDAYNFLAREHTVVAQLTELVKGRPEELPDKISGMLAKLKEAEKEIDRFRAEKVLQAAAGLAGGAEDVKGVAVVTATVPDGTGADDLRRLVLDVRQRITGGRPAVVALFTVANGRPLTVIATNEAARERGVKAGELVRTAAKTLGGGGGGKDDVAQGGGQNPAAVPDAIEAVRRLVAEKA, from the coding sequence ATGGAGTCGGCAGAAATCCGCCGCCGCTGGCTGCGCTTCTTCGAGGAGCGCGGGCACACCGTCGTGCCGTCGGCGTCCCTCATCGCCGACGACCCGACGCTGCTGCTCGTCCCGGCCGGCATGGTGCCCTTCAAGCCGTACTTCCTCGGCGAGGTCAAGCCCCCCTTCGCGCGTGCCACCAGCGTCCAGAAGTGCGTGCGTACCCCGGACATCGAAGAGGTCGGCAAGACCACCCGGCACGGCACCTTCTTCCAGATGTGCGGCAACTTCTCCTTCGGCGACTACTTCAAGGAAGACGCCATCACGTACGCCTGGGAGCTGCTCACCACGCCCCAGGACAAGGGCGGGTACGGCCTCGAAGGCGACCGCCTGTGGATCACCGTCTACGAGCAGGACGACGAGGCCGAGGCCATCTGGCGCGATGTCGTCGGCGTGCCCGCCGAGCGCATCCAGCGGCTCGGCATGGACTCCAACTTCTGGTCCATGGGCGTCCCCGGCCCCTGCGGCCCCTGCTCCGAGATCAACTACGACCGCGGCCCCGAGTTCGGCGAGGAGGGCGGCCCGGCGGTCAACGACGAGCGGTACGTGGAGATCTGGAACCTGGTCTTCATGCAGTACGTGCGCGGCGCCGGCGAGGGCAAGAACGACTTCCCGATCCTCGGCGACCTGCCCGCCAAGAACATCGACACCGGCCTCGGTCTGGAACGCCTGGCGATGATCCTGCAGGGCGTGCAGAACATGTACGAGACCGACACCCTGCGCGTCGTCATCGACAAGGCCACCGAACTCACCGGCGTGCCCTACGGCCGCGCCCACGACACCGATGTCGCGCTGCGGGTCGTCGCCGACCACATGCGCACCTCGATGATGCTCATCGGCGACGGCGTCACCCCCGGCAACGAGGGCCGCGGCTACGTCCTGCGCCGGATCATGCGCCGCGCCATCCGCAACATGCGGCTGCTCGGCGCGCACGAGGCGGTCGCCGCCGAACTCGTCGACGTGGTGCTCACCACCATGGGCGAGCAGTACCCGGAGCTGCTCACCGAGCGCAAGCGGATCGAGGCGGTGGCGCTCGCCGAGGAGGCCGCCTTCCTCAAGACGCTGCGGGCCGGCACCAACATCCTGGACACCGCGGTCAGCGAGACCAAGGCCGGCGGTGGCAGCGTCCTCTCCGGCGACCAGGCGTTCCTGCTCCACGACACCTGGGGCTTCCCGATCGACCTCACCTTGGAGATGGCCTCGGAACAGGGCCTGTCCGTGGACGAGGAGGGCTTCCGGCGGCTGATGAAGGAGCAGCGGGAGCGGGCCAAGGCCGACGCCCGGGCCAAGAAGACCGGCCACGCCGACCTGTCGGCCTACCGCGAGGTCGCCGACCGGGCCGGCGGCACCGAGTTCACCGGCTACCTCCACGACCACAACGAGGCCACCGTCGTCGGCCTGCTGGTCGACGGTCTGCCGTCGCCCGCGGCCACCGAGGGCGACGAGGTCGAGGTCGTGCTCGACCGCACCCCCTTCTACGCGGAAGGCGGCGGCCAGCTCGCCGACACCGGCCGGATCCGGCTGGACTCCGGCGCCGTGGTCGAGGTCCGCGACGTCCAGCAGCCGGTGCCCGGCGTCAGCGTGCACAAGGGTGTCGTCCAGGTCGGCGAGGTCACCGTGGGCGCGGCGGCGCACGCCCAGATCGACCTGGTGCGCCGCCGGGCCATCGCCCGCGCGCACAGCGCCACCCACCTCACCCACCAGGCGCTGCGCGACGCGCTCGGCCCCACCGCCGCCCAGGCCGGCTCGGAGAACTCACCCGGCCGTTTCCGCTTCGACTTCGGCTCCCCGGCCGCCGTACCCGGCGGGGTGCTCACCGACGTCGAGCAGAAGATCAACGAGGTGCTGGCCCGCGAACTCGACGTCACCGCCGAGGTGATGCCGATCGCCGAGGCCAGGAAGCAGGGCGCCATTGCCGAGTTCGGCGAGAAGTACGGCGAGCACGTCCGGGTCGTCACCATCGGGGACTTCTCCAAGGAACTCTGCGGCGGCACGCACGTCCAGAACACCGCCCAGCTCGGCCTGGTGAAGCTGCTCGGCGAGTCCTCGATCGGCTCCGGGGTCCGCCGCGTCGAGGCGCTGGTCGGGGTGGACGCGTACAACTTCCTGGCCCGGGAGCACACCGTGGTCGCCCAGCTCACCGAGCTGGTCAAGGGCCGCCCGGAGGAGCTGCCCGACAAGATCTCCGGCATGCTCGCCAAGCTCAAGGAGGCGGAGAAGGAGATCGACCGGTTCCGTGCCGAGAAGGTGCTCCAGGCCGCCGCCGGTCTCGCCGGGGGCGCCGAGGACGTCAAGGGCGTCGCCGTGGTCACCGCGACGGTGCCGGACGGCACCGGGGCCGACGACCTGCGCCGGCTGGTGCTGGACGTCCGGCAGCGCATCACCGGGGGGCGTCCGGCCGTGGTCGCCCTCTTCACGGTGGCCAACGGCCGCCCGCTGACCGTCATCGCCACCAATGAGGCCGCCCGTGAGCGCGGCGTCAAGGCCGGCGAGCTGGTCCGTACCGCCGCCAAGACACTCGGTGGCGGAGGCGGCGGCAAGGACGACGTCGCGCAGGGCGGCGGGCAGAACCCGGCGGCCGTACCGGACGCGATCGAGGCCGTGCGCCGGCTCGTCGCCGAGAAGGCGTGA
- a CDS encoding DUF6167 family protein, with protein MFRRLFWFFTGAATGVWATVKVKRALRRLSPDSLAATAADRALETGARLRLFAHDVRAGMAQREGELHDALGLHGTSETPGLTARKDRPAVLPAQDTDFPAPRRGIAHDASHEAYDAYGNRKDEH; from the coding sequence ATGTTTCGCCGCCTGTTCTGGTTCTTCACCGGCGCCGCCACCGGCGTCTGGGCCACCGTCAAGGTCAAGCGGGCGCTGCGCCGGCTCAGCCCGGACAGCCTCGCCGCCACCGCCGCCGACCGCGCGCTGGAGACCGGCGCCCGGCTGCGGCTGTTCGCCCACGACGTACGGGCCGGCATGGCCCAGCGTGAAGGCGAACTCCACGACGCCCTCGGCCTGCACGGCACGTCCGAGACACCGGGCCTGACCGCCCGCAAGGACCGGCCCGCGGTACTGCCCGCCCAGGACACCGACTTCCCGGCACCGCGCCGGGGCATCGCACACGACGCGTCGCACGAGGCGTACGACGCGTACGGAAACCGGAAGGACGAACACTGA
- a CDS encoding DUF948 domain-containing protein — protein sequence MSGGEVAGLIVAVFWAILVSFLAVALFRLAQTLKRTTELVAGITEQAVPLLGEASDALRTAHTQLDRVDTITSDVAEVTANASALSSTVASAFGGPLVKVAAFGYGVRRAVGLQTGDAGRARVRTVKGKVVPAARRGRRRNRTED from the coding sequence GTGTCCGGTGGAGAGGTGGCCGGCCTCATCGTGGCGGTCTTCTGGGCGATCCTGGTGTCCTTCCTCGCCGTGGCGCTCTTCCGGCTCGCCCAGACCCTCAAGCGCACCACCGAGCTGGTCGCCGGGATCACCGAGCAGGCCGTACCGCTGCTCGGCGAGGCGTCCGACGCGCTGCGCACCGCGCACACCCAGCTCGACAGGGTCGACACCATCACCTCCGACGTCGCCGAGGTCACCGCCAACGCCTCCGCGCTCTCCTCCACCGTCGCGTCGGCGTTCGGCGGCCCGCTGGTGAAGGTCGCCGCCTTCGGTTACGGAGTGCGGCGCGCGGTCGGGCTGCAGACCGGCGACGCCGGCCGGGCCAGGGTGAGGACCGTCAAGGGCAAGGTGGTGCCCGCGGCCCGGCGTGGCCGCCGCCGCAACCGCACCGAGGACTGA
- a CDS encoding ATP-binding protein, with protein MGTPRNLPAELTGFVGRDDELAELSGLLARERLVTVTGTGGVGKTRLALRAAGQSQDRFRDGVWLVELSGTRDGRDSELLDRTVADALRLPDHTTRPPRLALAEHLADRELLLVLDGFDLLHSRTAALVAELLRRAPALRVLTAARRPLGITGERLLTLEPLPVAGDAVRLFAERAAAVLPGFAVTEENAAAVAELCARLDGLPLALELAAVRLRALSVEQLLDRLDDRFRLLTGGDPGAEPRHRALRTTIGWSHELCTPAQRLLWARLSVFTGRFDLDAVEYVCGGPELAEEGVVETVAALVERSVLSREEGPDGQVRYRMLESVREYAAGWLTVLGDETRMRRRHRDWYLGLATWCELEWFSPRQAEVAARVAADLPNLRLALEFSLDGTAGEPAEDPAVGQYLAATLWFCWVGCGRLGEGRHWLERAMELSGAPSGPRAKVMWVYGYVALLQGDSAAALAALQECRAEAEATGNAAAEAYAVHRLGCLALVSDDMPRAEHFIGDALRRYRRIGELNSNVLMGQVELAMAVAFQGDVPHAVRLAQEVREICRDHGERWTLAYALYVLAYAAWLAGEPERARRLAEESLAIDHAFHDLVGAVLALELLALITEGEGAPHEAAVLQGAAGRLWESVGLRLFGSRYFNAPHLICERRLREVLGEPAYAAALAEGGRLTLDQAVRRALDRPGPPPSLPRDRPPTAAPSRTSPLPL; from the coding sequence ATGGGTACGCCGCGCAACCTCCCGGCCGAACTGACCGGCTTCGTCGGCCGTGACGATGAACTGGCCGAGTTGTCGGGGCTGTTGGCGCGCGAGCGACTGGTCACGGTGACCGGCACCGGCGGGGTGGGCAAGACCCGGCTGGCGCTGCGCGCGGCCGGGCAGTCGCAGGACCGTTTCCGCGACGGGGTCTGGCTGGTCGAGCTGTCGGGGACACGGGACGGCCGGGACAGCGAGCTGCTCGACCGTACGGTGGCGGACGCGCTGCGGCTGCCGGACCACACCACCAGGCCGCCCCGGCTGGCGCTGGCCGAGCATCTGGCCGACCGCGAACTGCTGCTGGTCCTGGACGGCTTCGACCTGCTGCACAGCCGGACGGCGGCCCTGGTGGCCGAATTGCTGCGCCGGGCGCCCGCGTTACGGGTGCTGACGGCCGCCCGCCGGCCGCTGGGCATCACCGGGGAGCGGCTGCTGACGCTGGAACCGCTGCCGGTGGCCGGGGACGCGGTGCGGCTCTTCGCCGAGCGGGCGGCGGCGGTGCTGCCGGGCTTCGCGGTCACCGAGGAGAACGCGGCCGCGGTCGCCGAGCTGTGTGCCCGGCTGGACGGGCTGCCGCTCGCCCTGGAGCTGGCCGCGGTGCGGCTGCGCGCGCTGTCGGTGGAGCAGTTGCTCGACCGGCTCGACGACCGTTTCCGGCTGCTGACCGGCGGCGACCCCGGCGCGGAGCCCCGGCACCGGGCGCTGCGCACCACCATCGGCTGGAGCCATGAGCTGTGCACACCCGCCCAACGGCTGCTGTGGGCACGGCTGTCGGTGTTCACCGGCCGGTTCGACCTGGACGCGGTGGAGTACGTGTGCGGCGGCCCGGAACTGGCCGAAGAAGGCGTGGTGGAGACGGTCGCGGCACTGGTCGAGCGGTCGGTGCTGAGCCGGGAGGAGGGCCCGGACGGGCAGGTGCGGTACCGGATGCTGGAGAGCGTGCGCGAGTACGCGGCCGGCTGGCTGACCGTGCTCGGCGACGAGACCCGGATGCGGCGCAGGCACCGTGACTGGTACCTCGGGCTGGCCACCTGGTGCGAGCTGGAGTGGTTCAGCCCGCGGCAGGCGGAGGTGGCCGCCCGGGTGGCGGCGGATCTGCCGAATCTGCGGCTGGCCCTGGAGTTCAGTCTGGACGGGACGGCGGGCGAGCCGGCCGAGGACCCGGCGGTCGGCCAGTACCTGGCGGCCACCTTGTGGTTCTGCTGGGTCGGCTGCGGGCGCCTGGGCGAGGGCCGGCACTGGCTGGAGCGGGCGATGGAGCTCTCCGGGGCGCCGAGCGGGCCGCGGGCCAAGGTGATGTGGGTGTACGGGTATGTGGCGCTGCTCCAGGGCGACTCCGCGGCGGCGCTGGCGGCGCTCCAGGAGTGCCGGGCCGAGGCGGAGGCGACCGGGAACGCGGCGGCCGAGGCGTACGCCGTGCACCGGCTGGGCTGCCTGGCGCTGGTCTCGGACGACATGCCGCGCGCCGAGCACTTCATCGGGGACGCGCTGCGGCGCTACCGGCGGATCGGCGAGCTGAACAGCAATGTGCTGATGGGGCAGGTCGAGCTGGCGATGGCAGTGGCCTTCCAGGGCGATGTGCCGCACGCGGTGCGGCTCGCCCAGGAGGTCAGGGAGATCTGCCGGGACCACGGGGAGCGCTGGACGCTGGCCTACGCGCTCTATGTGCTGGCGTACGCGGCCTGGCTGGCCGGTGAGCCGGAGCGGGCCCGGCGGCTGGCCGAGGAGTCGCTCGCGATCGACCACGCCTTCCACGATCTGGTGGGGGCGGTGCTGGCGCTGGAACTGCTGGCGCTGATCACCGAGGGCGAGGGGGCGCCGCACGAGGCGGCGGTGCTCCAGGGCGCGGCGGGCCGGCTGTGGGAGTCGGTGGGCCTGCGGCTCTTCGGCTCGCGGTACTTCAACGCGCCGCACCTGATCTGCGAGCGGCGACTGCGGGAGGTACTGGGTGAGCCGGCGTACGCGGCGGCGCTGGCGGAAGGGGGGCGGTTGACTCTCGACCAGGCGGTACGGCGGGCGTTGGACCGCCCCGGCCCACCGCCCTCCCTCCCCCGCGACCGGCCCCCCACCGCGGCCCCCTCCCGGACCAGCCCCCTCCCCCTCTAG
- the rpsD gene encoding 30S ribosomal protein S4: MNQSRPKVKKSRALGIALTPKAVKYFEARPYPPGEHGRGRKQNSDYKTRLLEKQRLRAQYDISERQMQRAYDRARKVAGQRTGEALIIELERRLDALVLRSGLARTIYQSRQMVVHGHIEVNGRKVDKPSFRVRPEDVVQVRERSREKTPFAVAREGGWAGDGETPRYLQVNLQALAFRLDRDPNRKEIPVICDEQLVVEYYAR, encoded by the coding sequence GTGAATCAGTCGCGTCCCAAGGTCAAGAAGTCCCGGGCGCTGGGCATCGCGCTCACCCCGAAGGCGGTCAAGTACTTCGAGGCACGCCCGTACCCGCCGGGTGAGCACGGTCGTGGTCGCAAGCAGAACAGCGACTACAAGACCCGGCTGCTGGAGAAGCAGCGGCTGCGCGCGCAGTACGACATCAGTGAGCGTCAGATGCAGCGCGCCTACGACCGGGCCAGGAAGGTCGCGGGGCAGCGCACCGGCGAGGCGCTGATCATCGAGCTGGAGCGGCGGCTGGACGCGCTGGTGCTGCGCTCGGGTCTTGCCCGCACGATCTACCAGTCCCGGCAGATGGTGGTGCACGGCCACATCGAGGTGAACGGCCGCAAGGTCGACAAGCCGTCCTTCCGGGTGCGCCCCGAGGACGTCGTCCAGGTCCGCGAGCGGTCCCGGGAGAAGACGCCGTTCGCGGTCGCCCGCGAGGGCGGCTGGGCCGGTGACGGCGAGACCCCGCGCTACCTTCAGGTCAACCTGCAGGCGCTGGCGTTCCGGCTCGACCGCGACCCGAACCGCAAGGAGATCCCGGTCATCTGCGACGAGCAGCTCGTCGTCGAGTACTACGCCCGCTGA
- a CDS encoding DUF2470 domain-containing protein — protein MPDLSNESEHSQPRPVEEEEAPRQPTAAERARTLVEGNPSLALTIPGLGVSPEDPMTPMTPLRHSVGPDGDLFLLVPRHAPAARAVLDAGDEEVTAVLEITDVAPVAVPHRIRGRAWIAGWLTPVPCGAFEAGAQLLRLEPGEITVDDLWGAGLVEPDEFAAAEADPLRGCEAEVLQHLAAAHQEEVGLLCGLIASPDGGCGPRAAAAAVPLALDRFGLRVRFTADDGVFDARFDFPEPAGGLEDAQRSMRALFAAAREE, from the coding sequence ATGCCTGACCTGAGCAACGAGTCAGAGCACAGTCAGCCGCGTCCCGTAGAGGAGGAGGAAGCGCCCCGGCAGCCAACGGCCGCCGAACGCGCACGCACTCTCGTCGAGGGTAACCCGTCACTCGCCCTGACCATTCCGGGCCTCGGCGTCTCCCCCGAAGACCCGATGACCCCGATGACCCCGCTGCGGCACTCGGTGGGCCCGGACGGCGACCTGTTTCTGCTCGTCCCTCGGCACGCGCCCGCCGCCCGCGCGGTGCTGGACGCCGGCGACGAAGAGGTGACCGCTGTGCTGGAGATCACCGATGTGGCCCCGGTCGCGGTGCCGCACCGGATCCGCGGCCGGGCCTGGATCGCGGGCTGGCTGACCCCGGTGCCGTGCGGCGCCTTCGAGGCCGGCGCCCAGTTGCTGCGGCTGGAGCCCGGCGAGATCACGGTGGACGATCTGTGGGGCGCCGGGCTGGTGGAGCCGGACGAGTTCGCCGCGGCCGAGGCCGATCCGCTGCGCGGCTGCGAGGCGGAGGTGCTCCAGCACCTGGCCGCCGCCCACCAGGAGGAGGTCGGACTGCTCTGCGGTCTGATCGCCTCCCCGGACGGCGGATGCGGGCCCCGGGCGGCCGCCGCCGCGGTGCCGCTGGCGCTGGACCGGTTCGGGCTGCGGGTGCGCTTCACCGCCGACGACGGGGTCTTCGACGCGCGCTTCGACTTCCCCGAGCCGGCCGGCGGCCTGGAGGACGCCCAGCGTTCGATGCGGGCGCTGTTCGCCGCCGCCCGCGAGGAGTGA
- a CDS encoding replication-associated recombination protein A — MEPDLFTAAVEDRQERDPSSSPLAVRMRPRTIDEVVGQKHLLRQGSPLRRLVGEGGGGPAGSSSVILWGPPGTGKTTLAYVVSKATNKRFVELSAITAGVKEVRAVIESAKRQSGGYQRETVLFLDEIHRFSKAQQDSLLPAVENRWVTLIAATTENPYFSVISPLLSRSLLLTLEPLTDDDLRDVLHRALTEERGFGGAITLPEDAEAHLLRIAGGDARRALTALEAGAGSAIAKGEDTITLATLEESVDRAAVTYDRDGDQHYDVASALIKSIRGSDVDAALHYLARMIDAGEDPRFIARRLMISASEDIGLADPTALPTAVAAAQAVAMIGFPEASLILSHATIALALAAKSNAATTAIGAALADVRAGKAGPVPPHLRDGHYKGAAKLGHAQGYVYPHDVPGAIAAQTYLPAELLGTRYYEPTRYGAEARYYDVLERVRERLAGRGD, encoded by the coding sequence GTGGAGCCAGATCTGTTCACCGCGGCCGTCGAGGACCGCCAGGAGCGCGACCCCAGCAGCAGCCCGCTCGCCGTACGGATGCGTCCGCGCACCATCGACGAGGTGGTGGGCCAGAAGCACCTGCTGCGCCAGGGCTCACCGCTGCGCCGGCTGGTCGGCGAGGGCGGCGGCGGCCCGGCCGGGTCGTCCTCGGTGATCTTGTGGGGTCCGCCCGGCACCGGCAAGACCACCCTCGCGTACGTGGTCAGCAAGGCCACCAACAAGCGTTTCGTGGAACTGTCCGCGATTACCGCGGGGGTCAAGGAGGTCCGCGCGGTCATCGAGAGCGCCAAGCGCCAGTCCGGCGGCTATCAGCGTGAGACCGTGCTCTTCCTGGACGAGATCCACCGCTTCAGCAAGGCCCAGCAGGACTCCCTGCTGCCCGCGGTGGAGAACCGCTGGGTGACCCTGATCGCGGCCACCACCGAGAACCCGTACTTCTCGGTGATCTCCCCGCTGCTGTCCCGCTCGCTGCTGCTCACCCTGGAGCCGCTCACCGACGACGACCTGCGGGACGTCCTGCACCGGGCGCTGACCGAGGAGCGCGGATTCGGCGGCGCGATCACGCTGCCCGAGGACGCCGAGGCGCATCTGCTGCGGATCGCCGGCGGCGATGCCCGCCGGGCGCTGACCGCGCTGGAGGCGGGCGCCGGTTCCGCCATCGCCAAGGGCGAGGACACCATCACCCTGGCCACCCTGGAGGAGTCGGTCGACCGGGCCGCGGTGACCTACGACCGGGACGGCGACCAGCACTACGACGTGGCCAGCGCGCTGATCAAGTCCATCCGCGGGTCCGATGTGGACGCGGCCCTGCACTACCTGGCCCGGATGATCGACGCGGGCGAGGACCCGCGCTTCATCGCCCGCCGGCTGATGATCTCGGCGAGCGAGGACATCGGCCTCGCCGACCCCACCGCGCTGCCGACCGCGGTCGCCGCGGCGCAGGCGGTGGCCATGATCGGCTTCCCCGAGGCGTCGCTGATCCTCAGCCACGCCACGATCGCGCTGGCGCTCGCCGCGAAGTCCAACGCGGCGACCACCGCGATCGGCGCGGCGCTTGCGGACGTACGGGCCGGCAAGGCGGGACCGGTGCCGCCGCACCTGCGGGACGGGCACTACAAGGGCGCGGCGAAGCTCGGCCACGCCCAGGGGTACGTCTACCCGCACGATGTGCCGGGCGCCATCGCGGCCCAGACGTACCTCCCCGCGGAACTGCTCGGCACCCGCTACTACGAGCCGACCCGGTACGGAGCCGAGGCGCGCTACTACGACGTGCTGGAGCGGGTCAGGGAGCGGCTGGCAGGCCGCGGGGACTGA
- a CDS encoding glutamine synthetase family protein — translation MSREPALSAEELRLLVTAGEIHTVVLAFTDMQGRLQGKRFAAPFFLDEVLPHGSEGCNYLLAVDVEMGTVDGYAMSSWERGYGDFAMRPDLATLRRIPWEDGTALVLADLTWHDGSPVVASPRQILRGQLDRLAARGWQAYAGTELEFLVFKNTYEQAWDAGYRGLTPANRYNADYSLLATSRVEPLLRRLRNDMAGAGLVPESAKGECNLGQHEVVFRYDEALTTCDQHSVYKTGAKEIAAQEGLALTFMAKYDEREGNSCHIHLSLRDAGGRPVLADAEGGMSKVMRHFLAGQLAALRDLSLLFAPNINSYKRYRDGSFAPTAVAWGNDNRTCAFRVVGHGASLRLENRVPGGDVNPYLALAAMVAAGLHGVEQELELPEPCAGNAYTAGYPRVPGSLRDAAALWSDSALAAAAFGPEVVAHYANMARVELEQFDTAVTDWERFRSFERM, via the coding sequence GTGTCCCGGGAGCCCGCACTGTCCGCCGAAGAACTGCGCCTGCTGGTGACGGCCGGCGAGATCCACACCGTGGTGCTGGCCTTCACCGACATGCAGGGCCGCCTGCAGGGCAAACGGTTCGCCGCCCCGTTCTTCCTCGACGAGGTGCTGCCCCACGGCTCGGAGGGCTGCAACTACCTGCTGGCCGTCGACGTCGAGATGGGCACGGTCGACGGGTACGCGATGTCGTCCTGGGAGCGCGGCTACGGGGACTTCGCGATGCGGCCGGACCTGGCGACGCTGCGCCGCATCCCGTGGGAGGACGGCACCGCGCTGGTGCTGGCCGATCTGACCTGGCACGACGGCTCCCCGGTGGTCGCCTCGCCGCGGCAGATCCTGCGCGGCCAGCTGGACCGGCTCGCCGCCCGCGGCTGGCAGGCGTACGCCGGGACCGAGCTGGAGTTCCTGGTCTTCAAGAACACCTACGAGCAGGCGTGGGACGCCGGCTACCGGGGACTGACCCCGGCCAACCGCTACAACGCCGACTACTCGCTGCTCGCCACCTCCCGGGTGGAGCCGCTGCTGCGCCGGCTGCGCAACGACATGGCCGGCGCCGGTCTGGTCCCGGAGTCGGCCAAGGGCGAGTGCAACCTCGGCCAGCACGAGGTGGTCTTCCGCTACGACGAGGCGCTGACCACCTGCGACCAGCACAGCGTCTACAAGACCGGCGCCAAGGAGATCGCCGCCCAGGAGGGCCTGGCGCTCACCTTCATGGCGAAGTACGACGAGCGGGAGGGCAACTCCTGCCACATCCACCTGTCGCTGCGGGACGCCGGCGGCCGGCCGGTGCTGGCGGACGCGGAAGGCGGGATGTCGAAGGTGATGCGCCACTTCCTGGCCGGCCAGCTGGCGGCCCTGCGTGACCTCAGCCTGCTCTTCGCGCCGAACATCAACTCGTACAAGCGCTACCGGGACGGTTCCTTCGCCCCGACCGCGGTCGCCTGGGGCAATGACAACCGCACCTGCGCGTTCCGGGTGGTCGGGCACGGGGCCTCACTGCGGCTGGAGAACCGGGTGCCCGGCGGCGATGTGAACCCCTACCTCGCGCTGGCCGCGATGGTCGCGGCCGGCCTGCACGGCGTGGAGCAGGAGCTGGAACTGCCCGAGCCGTGTGCCGGCAACGCCTACACCGCCGGCTATCCGCGGGTGCCGGGTTCGCTGCGGGACGCGGCGGCGCTCTGGTCGGACAGCGCACTGGCGGCGGCGGCCTTCGGCCCCGAGGTGGTGGCCCACTACGCGAACATGGCCCGGGTCGAGCTGGAGCAGTTCGACACGGCCGTCACCGACTGGGAGCGGTTCCGGTCCTTCGAGCGCATGTGA